The Zeimonas sediminis genome window below encodes:
- a CDS encoding protein-L-isoaspartate(D-aspartate) O-methyltransferase codes for MTRRPPWMATLPPTVGGGTPSRSRPGGAAGQPGTTRPAAPRPDAAPANRGPGGAARTVASPLPAPSGLGLASDRARANMVDLLARAGVRDPQVLDALMQVPRHQFVEPALASRAYEDVALPIGHGQTISKPSTVARMIELASAHLPRARRAAAKALEVGTGCGYQAAVMARVYGEVVSIERVRGLHEQARANLRSLRLPNLRLAFGDGHQGVAQGAPYDSIVVAAAGEAVPEPLLHQMRVGGRLVAPVASGGRQALHLVERVSSDEWQLTVLDAVRFVPLRTGTT; via the coding sequence ATGACCCGCAGACCGCCCTGGATGGCCACGCTGCCGCCGACCGTGGGCGGCGGCACACCTTCCCGCAGTCGCCCCGGCGGCGCGGCCGGCCAGCCCGGCACGACGCGGCCGGCCGCTCCGAGGCCCGACGCGGCGCCCGCGAACCGGGGCCCGGGCGGCGCGGCGCGCACGGTCGCGTCGCCGCTGCCGGCGCCGAGCGGGCTCGGCCTCGCGTCGGACCGGGCGCGCGCGAACATGGTCGACCTGCTGGCGCGCGCCGGCGTGCGCGACCCGCAGGTGCTCGACGCGTTGATGCAGGTGCCGCGCCACCAGTTCGTCGAGCCGGCGCTCGCCAGCCGGGCCTACGAGGACGTCGCGCTGCCGATCGGCCACGGCCAGACGATCTCGAAGCCGAGCACCGTCGCGCGGATGATCGAGCTGGCCTCGGCCCACCTGCCGCGGGCCCGCCGCGCTGCGGCAAAGGCGCTCGAGGTCGGCACCGGCTGCGGCTACCAGGCCGCGGTGATGGCCAGGGTCTACGGCGAGGTGGTGTCGATCGAGCGGGTCAGGGGGCTGCACGAGCAGGCACGCGCGAACCTTCGCAGCCTTCGGCTGCCGAACCTGCGACTGGCTTTCGGCGACGGCCACCAGGGTGTCGCGCAGGGCGCGCCCTACGACTCGATCGTGGTGGCCGCGGCCGGCGAGGCCGTGCCCGAGCCGCTGCTCCACCAGATGCGGGTGGGCGGGCGGCTGGTCGCCCCGGTCGCCAGCGGCGGCCGGCAGGCGCTGCACCTGGTCGAGCGCGTCTCCTCCGACGAATGGCAGCTCACCGTGCTCGATGCGGTACGATTCGTTCCGTTGCGCACCGGCACGACATGA
- a CDS encoding CBS domain-containing protein: MQVSEVLRVKGNTLFTVTPDTMLSDCVVTMAEHDIGSLVVMERGKLAGMLTFREVLQVLARRQLEHRTGPTPPVAEIVVRDVMNPEPEVAVPAMEVNELRRLMLEHHQRYVPVMDGETLLGVVSFHDVAKAVLEEQGFENRMLKAYIRDWPAEG; the protein is encoded by the coding sequence ATGCAGGTCAGCGAAGTTCTTCGAGTAAAGGGCAACACGCTGTTCACGGTCACGCCCGACACGATGCTGTCGGACTGTGTGGTCACGATGGCCGAGCACGACATCGGCTCGCTGGTCGTCATGGAGCGCGGCAAGCTGGCCGGCATGCTCACTTTCCGCGAGGTGCTGCAGGTGCTCGCCAGGCGCCAGCTCGAGCATCGCACGGGGCCGACGCCGCCGGTCGCCGAGATCGTCGTGCGCGACGTGATGAACCCCGAGCCCGAGGTGGCGGTGCCGGCCATGGAGGTCAACGAGCTGCGCCGGCTGATGCTCGAGCACCACCAGCGCTACGTGCCGGTGATGGACGGCGAGACCCTGCTCGGCGTGGTTTCCTTCCACGACGTGGCCAAGGCGGTGCTCGAAGAGCAGGGCTTCGAGAACCGGATGCTCAAGGCCTACATCCGCGACTGGCCGGCCGAAGGGTGA
- the surE gene encoding 5'/3'-nucleotidase SurE translates to MRILISNDDGYFSPGIEALAAVAREFGEVTVIAPERDRSGASNSLTLDRPLSVRAAANGFLYVNGTPTDCVHVAVTGLLEHKPDLVLSGINDGANMGDDTIYSGTVAAATEGYLLGVPAIAFSIAKKGYRHLDVAAGVARDVIARWVREPLPGTLLNVNIPSCPADRLQGMRVTRLGKRHIAEPVIRERSPRGDTIWWIGPAGGAREAGPGTDFHAVENDWVSITPLDIDLTGVRQLPEVERWLGSPAA, encoded by the coding sequence ATGCGAATCCTGATCAGCAACGACGACGGTTATTTCTCGCCGGGCATCGAGGCGCTTGCCGCGGTCGCCCGGGAGTTCGGCGAGGTCACCGTCATCGCGCCCGAACGGGACCGCAGCGGCGCCTCGAATTCGCTGACCCTCGACCGGCCGCTGTCGGTCCGGGCGGCCGCCAACGGCTTCCTCTACGTGAACGGCACGCCGACCGACTGCGTGCACGTGGCGGTCACCGGCCTGCTCGAGCACAAGCCCGACCTGGTGCTCTCGGGCATCAACGACGGCGCGAACATGGGCGACGACACGATCTACTCCGGCACCGTCGCGGCCGCCACCGAGGGCTACCTGCTGGGCGTGCCGGCGATCGCGTTCTCGATCGCGAAGAAGGGCTACCGGCACCTCGACGTGGCCGCCGGCGTGGCGCGCGACGTGATCGCGCGCTGGGTCCGCGAGCCGCTGCCCGGCACGCTGCTCAACGTCAACATCCCTTCGTGCCCGGCCGACCGGCTGCAGGGCATGCGGGTGACGCGGCTCGGCAAGCGCCACATCGCAGAGCCGGTGATACGCGAGCGCAGTCCGCGCGGCGACACGATCTGGTGGATCGGCCCGGCGGGCGGCGCGCGCGAGGCCGGCCCCGGCACCGATTTCCACGCGGTCGAGAACGACTGGGTCTCGATCACCCCGCTCGACATCGACCTGACCGGCGTCAGGCAGTTGCCCGAGGTCGAGCGCTGGCTCGGCTCGCCCGCGGCGTGA
- a CDS encoding murein hydrolase activator EnvC family protein translates to MTKSHEGVGVRIALASSQSSSFRRSSPVLAPASPVASGLRGALIAAVAAAVLAGCASPHPAPIVRREPVPATKTPAPPPATVAPAPAPAPAPAAQEPGPIVEPVRTEPIRSTAIQSRSLSGAPGSEARPLSPTAPPIAGGPIRTEPSAAKQPYSEALLAKLRQSAPPPGPQAAAKPEPLKPEPLKPEPDKPVSSAGAPSAQGFIWPASGPVIQRFAEPRSMGVSIAGKPGDPVVAAADGRVIFSGKGPRGYGNLLIVKHDASDTLSVYAHNRALLVKEGANVKRGQRIAEMGDTDADRTKLHFEIRKGGKPVDPSDYLPSR, encoded by the coding sequence ATGACGAAATCTCATGAGGGCGTCGGCGTCCGCATCGCGCTTGCGTCGAGCCAGTCATCCTCTTTCCGTCGGTCGTCTCCGGTCCTCGCGCCGGCGTCGCCGGTCGCTTCGGGCCTGCGCGGCGCGCTGATCGCCGCGGTCGCGGCAGCCGTGCTGGCGGGCTGCGCAAGCCCGCATCCGGCGCCCATCGTTCGCCGCGAACCGGTTCCCGCCACCAAGACGCCGGCGCCGCCGCCGGCCACGGTGGCGCCGGCACCAGCACCTGCACCCGCGCCGGCCGCGCAGGAGCCCGGGCCGATCGTCGAGCCGGTGCGCACCGAGCCGATCCGCTCCACCGCGATCCAGAGCCGTTCGCTGTCGGGCGCGCCGGGCAGCGAGGCGCGGCCGCTGTCGCCCACCGCCCCGCCGATCGCCGGCGGGCCGATCCGCACCGAGCCGAGCGCGGCCAAGCAGCCTTACTCCGAGGCGCTGCTCGCGAAGCTCAGGCAGTCGGCGCCGCCGCCCGGGCCGCAAGCGGCGGCGAAGCCCGAGCCGCTCAAGCCCGAACCGCTGAAGCCCGAGCCGGACAAGCCGGTGTCTTCGGCCGGCGCGCCCTCGGCGCAGGGTTTCATCTGGCCGGCCTCGGGGCCGGTCATCCAGCGCTTCGCAGAGCCGCGCAGCATGGGCGTGTCGATCGCCGGCAAGCCGGGCGACCCGGTGGTCGCGGCGGCCGACGGCCGCGTGATCTTCAGCGGCAAGGGGCCGCGCGGCTACGGCAACCTGCTGATCGTCAAGCACGACGCCAGCGACACGCTGTCGGTCTACGCGCACAACCGGGCGCTGCTGGTCAAGGAAGGCGCGAACGTGAAGCGCGGGCAGCGGATCGCCGAGATGGGCGACACCGACGCCGACCGCACCAAGCTGCACTTCGAGATCCGCAAGGGCGGCAAGCCGGTCGACCCGTCTGACTACCTGCCGTCGCGCTGA